A portion of the Pseudomonas synxantha BG33R genome contains these proteins:
- a CDS encoding response regulator transcription factor gives MAHQILIVDDHPTVRMAIAHLLKAEGLHVAAQTDNGVDALRLLATLQPCTVILDIGIPGIDVYTVINRILARKWMVKIIVLTGLEPGHIASRCLQMGAHGFVNKQSDLRELVNAARAVNANYSYFPSQTCSSAGGITGGEEQKKLETLSNRGLRILQHLAQGMSNKEIADRMLLSGETISTYKRRLLQKPNATSTVKLFVIAKRNNLT, from the coding sequence ATGGCCCATCAAATACTTATCGTTGACGATCATCCCACCGTGCGCATGGCGATCGCTCATCTATTGAAAGCAGAAGGTCTGCACGTTGCCGCTCAGACTGACAACGGGGTCGATGCATTGCGCCTGCTGGCAACGCTACAGCCTTGCACAGTGATCCTTGATATCGGAATCCCCGGAATCGATGTTTACACAGTGATCAACCGCATTTTAGCGCGAAAGTGGATGGTCAAAATCATTGTGCTGACGGGACTGGAACCTGGCCATATCGCATCTCGCTGCCTGCAAATGGGAGCTCACGGCTTCGTTAATAAGCAGAGCGATTTGCGCGAGCTGGTAAACGCGGCAAGGGCCGTTAATGCCAACTACAGTTATTTCCCGAGCCAGACTTGTAGCTCGGCGGGTGGTATAACAGGGGGCGAAGAACAGAAAAAACTCGAGACACTGTCAAACCGTGGACTGAGGATTTTACAGCACTTGGCCCAAGGCATGAGCAATAAGGAAATTGCTGACCGTATGTTATTAAGTGGCGAAACAATCAGCACCTATAAAAGGCGCTTACTTCAAAAACCAAATGCAACGTCCACTGTGAAACTCTTTGTTATCGCCAAGCGCAATAATTTGACGTAA
- a CDS encoding response regulator transcription factor, whose translation MRLIQMVRAHYPNLRIVIFSSSERPATVSMSIRAGANGFVGKSQETGELLRAIRMLALERIYLAPAMAAELDKLPTPQAVDIDQSFDGDKVLADHPELSPKESEVLRCCLEGMSVSQIATKCLRSCKTISGQKQAAFRKLGVRTDTEFFKLQIHLKEVLFFRWLRQIIALGDNKEFHSGRCIWFLK comes from the coding sequence TTGCGTCTGATTCAAATGGTGCGAGCCCACTATCCCAATCTAAGGATTGTGATTTTCTCTTCATCGGAACGCCCCGCGACCGTGAGCATGAGTATTCGCGCTGGTGCCAACGGTTTTGTGGGCAAATCCCAGGAAACAGGCGAATTGTTGCGGGCTATCCGTATGTTGGCGCTCGAGCGTATTTATCTGGCGCCGGCCATGGCGGCCGAGCTGGATAAACTGCCAACTCCGCAGGCTGTGGATATTGATCAGTCTTTCGATGGGGACAAGGTACTGGCAGACCACCCTGAACTCTCTCCGAAGGAAAGCGAGGTGCTACGCTGCTGCTTGGAAGGAATGTCGGTGTCTCAGATTGCTACCAAATGTTTGCGCAGTTGCAAGACCATCAGCGGACAAAAGCAGGCAGCATTTCGAAAGCTCGGGGTCCGCACGGATACCGAGTTTTTCAAGTTGCAAATACATTTGAAAGAGGTTTTATTCTTTAGGTGGTTACGTCAAATTATTGCGCTTGGCGATAACAAAGAGTTTCACAGTGGACGTTGCATTTGGTTTTTGAAGTAA
- a CDS encoding type I secretion system permease/ATPase — translation MSNNSTPVESGNDSATVPTPKLQIEDTLLQSVSWLCDYYGVGRSPEALTAGLPKVGLLSPSLALASMANAGLSAGLVERQVRALPEQLLPIILLRQGRGGCVLVGRRLDPNAEDKRACLYQVILPEINTEPVEIPQAEMDELYAGFAILAKRTAKVDTRAGEETARPAGHWLLSTLWRYRRYYRSAAIGAVLINVLALASIFFTMNVYDRVVPNQAFVTLWSLAIGVVIAMVFEAVARYVRAHLLDLAGKKADLVLGTMLFRQALSIQMEHKPASSGSFANQLREFESVRDFATSATLAAISDLPFVLMFVAVIFFVGGPLGWVPMLLIPLIVLISVGIQWPLARTMKENLRESSLKQGVLIESIEGLETLKAVGGEAYMQRRWETFSALASSTSMKSRQLSSAANGTVAFFQQVQTVMLIVIGVYLIDAGDLSMGALIATVMLAGRATAPLSQVVGLALRFQQAKAALQSLNKLMAMPVDRDASLEYITKPALTGQLTLKNIAFAYPAPPMQPNPPVLQGINLSIKPGERVAVLGRIGSGKSTLLRVMARLYLPVGGQMFTYGLDVNQIDPADWRKAVGYVGQDARLFYGSLRENVMLGRPEASAEEFLRVLRLTGLDEVAARHPKGINLPIGEMGEGLSGGQRQLVSLARSLLARPSLLLLDEPTSAMDTQTEALFLQHLQRATEGQTLVVVTHRPSLLGLVDRIVVVDDGKVVADGPKDTILAAMSGNTRSTEASASASGRAAPSMNVKSTNKPQANMESAK, via the coding sequence ATGTCTAACAATAGCACTCCTGTCGAATCAGGGAATGACAGCGCAACTGTGCCCACTCCAAAGCTCCAGATCGAAGACACGCTGCTGCAAAGTGTCTCGTGGTTATGCGATTACTATGGTGTGGGCCGTTCACCTGAAGCGCTCACAGCAGGCCTGCCCAAGGTGGGCTTGCTCTCGCCGTCCCTTGCCTTGGCAAGCATGGCTAATGCTGGCTTGTCTGCCGGGTTGGTGGAGCGCCAGGTACGTGCCCTACCTGAGCAACTGCTGCCGATCATTCTGTTGCGACAAGGTCGGGGCGGCTGTGTGTTGGTAGGTAGACGTCTCGATCCAAATGCAGAAGACAAACGCGCCTGCCTTTACCAAGTGATCCTACCAGAAATTAATACTGAGCCCGTTGAGATTCCTCAGGCCGAAATGGATGAGCTGTACGCAGGTTTCGCGATCCTGGCCAAGCGCACCGCAAAAGTCGACACCCGCGCCGGAGAAGAGACTGCACGCCCAGCGGGGCACTGGTTACTGAGTACCCTGTGGCGCTACCGCCGCTACTACCGCAGTGCGGCTATCGGTGCGGTGCTGATCAACGTGCTGGCCCTGGCAAGCATCTTTTTCACCATGAACGTATACGACCGTGTGGTCCCGAACCAGGCATTTGTCACCCTCTGGTCGCTGGCCATCGGTGTTGTGATTGCAATGGTTTTCGAGGCAGTTGCTCGTTATGTACGGGCACACTTGTTGGACCTCGCTGGTAAAAAAGCCGACCTGGTACTGGGTACCATGCTTTTCAGGCAGGCACTTTCAATTCAGATGGAGCACAAGCCAGCTTCCTCCGGATCGTTCGCCAACCAGTTGCGAGAGTTTGAATCGGTACGAGACTTCGCTACTTCCGCCACCCTCGCGGCCATCTCCGATTTGCCTTTTGTGTTGATGTTCGTCGCGGTGATCTTCTTCGTTGGCGGCCCATTGGGTTGGGTCCCCATGCTACTGATCCCACTGATTGTGTTGATTAGTGTGGGTATCCAGTGGCCGCTTGCCCGCACCATGAAAGAAAACCTGCGCGAGTCTTCCCTCAAGCAAGGCGTACTCATCGAGTCGATCGAAGGCCTAGAAACGCTCAAAGCGGTCGGCGGCGAGGCCTACATGCAGCGGCGTTGGGAAACCTTCAGCGCCTTGGCTTCCAGCACTTCAATGAAGTCGCGCCAATTGTCGAGCGCCGCCAATGGCACGGTGGCTTTCTTCCAGCAAGTCCAGACGGTAATGCTGATTGTAATCGGTGTCTATCTGATCGACGCAGGTGACCTCTCCATGGGTGCCCTGATCGCCACCGTAATGCTCGCAGGTCGTGCCACAGCCCCATTGAGCCAAGTGGTAGGGCTGGCCCTGCGTTTTCAGCAGGCCAAAGCGGCCCTGCAATCGTTGAACAAGCTAATGGCAATGCCTGTGGATCGTGATGCGAGCCTTGAATACATCACCAAACCCGCGCTGACAGGTCAACTGACCCTCAAGAACATCGCTTTTGCATACCCGGCACCGCCGATGCAACCCAATCCGCCGGTTTTGCAGGGTATCAACCTGTCGATAAAACCCGGTGAACGCGTGGCAGTTCTCGGGCGTATTGGCAGCGGTAAGTCGACGCTGTTGCGGGTGATGGCGCGTCTGTATTTACCCGTAGGTGGGCAGATGTTCACATATGGCTTGGATGTGAATCAAATTGACCCTGCTGATTGGCGCAAGGCCGTTGGTTATGTAGGCCAGGATGCACGGCTGTTCTACGGCTCCCTGCGTGAAAACGTCATGCTAGGCCGCCCCGAAGCGAGCGCAGAAGAGTTTTTACGCGTGCTGCGTCTGACCGGCCTTGATGAGGTCGCCGCGCGCCACCCCAAAGGCATCAACTTGCCTATCGGTGAGATGGGCGAAGGATTGTCCGGAGGTCAGCGTCAGTTGGTCTCCCTAGCTCGTAGCCTGTTGGCACGCCCATCACTGCTGCTGCTCGACGAGCCCACCAGCGCCATGGACACCCAGACCGAAGCACTGTTTCTGCAGCACCTGCAACGCGCCACTGAAGGCCAGACCCTGGTGGTGGTGACCCATCGCCCATCGTTGCTCGGTTTGGTGGACCGTATCGTTGTGGTGGACGACGGCAAAGTCGTCGCCGATGGCCCCAAAGACACAATCCTCGCAGCCATGAGCGGTAATACCCGCAGCACCGAAGCTTCGGCTTCTGCCAGCGGCCGTGCGGCGCCATCGATGAATGTGAAGTCGACCAACAAACCCCAAGCCAACATGGAGTCGGCTAAATGA
- a CDS encoding HlyD family type I secretion periplasmic adaptor subunit: MIRRLFNRRDRAPLRAGDASYINDIQESLLTQTTPGSRLVLHLIAAVLVGGLVWAHFARVEEITQGEAKVISKSREQVIQSLEGGILAQMNVREGDIVKKGDVLLKIDATRAQASYRETLSKVIGLKGSITRLRAEAYQQPLEFDELVKTDPAVVQQEIQAYNARKNALNTSIDGLQRSYDLSMREIQLAEPLAAKGLMSEVEILRMRRQANEIKSQIVERTNRYQAEANAELAKFELELSQTSENLVGRADVVERTTITAPVHGTVKNVRVNTHGGVIQPGEHILEIVPLEDQLLVEGKIRPSDVAFLHPGLAATVKITAYDYSIYGGLKGTVEHISPDTLKDDQKAAAGRADDTYYRVLILTDSSSLEAGGKPLPIIPGMVATVEIRTGEKTILDYLLKPVLKAREAFRER; encoded by the coding sequence ATGATCCGTAGATTATTTAACCGCCGCGACCGTGCACCTCTGAGAGCGGGCGACGCGTCTTATATAAACGATATTCAGGAATCACTACTGACTCAGACCACACCCGGGTCGCGCTTGGTATTGCATCTGATTGCAGCCGTATTGGTAGGTGGTTTGGTTTGGGCGCACTTCGCCCGCGTGGAAGAAATTACCCAGGGCGAAGCAAAGGTTATTTCCAAGAGCCGTGAACAAGTCATACAAAGCCTGGAAGGCGGGATCCTGGCGCAGATGAATGTTCGCGAAGGCGACATAGTCAAGAAGGGCGATGTGTTGCTTAAGATCGACGCGACCCGAGCGCAGGCCAGCTACCGCGAAACCCTGTCCAAAGTCATTGGACTTAAGGGCAGCATCACCCGCTTGCGCGCTGAGGCCTACCAGCAACCGTTGGAGTTCGATGAATTAGTGAAAACCGATCCGGCGGTAGTACAGCAGGAGATTCAGGCTTACAACGCACGCAAAAATGCCCTCAATACCAGCATCGACGGCTTGCAACGCAGCTACGACTTGAGCATGCGAGAGATCCAGCTTGCCGAACCATTGGCCGCTAAAGGGCTGATGTCCGAAGTGGAAATCTTGCGTATGCGCCGCCAGGCAAACGAAATCAAGTCGCAGATTGTTGAACGCACCAACCGCTACCAGGCCGAGGCCAACGCCGAGCTGGCCAAATTCGAACTGGAACTTTCGCAAACCAGTGAAAATCTGGTGGGCCGTGCCGACGTAGTGGAGCGCACCACGATCACCGCCCCGGTGCATGGCACGGTCAAGAACGTACGTGTCAATACCCACGGCGGCGTAATCCAACCAGGCGAGCACATTCTGGAAATCGTGCCACTGGAAGATCAGTTGCTGGTGGAAGGCAAGATTCGCCCCTCTGACGTGGCGTTCCTGCACCCCGGGCTTGCGGCCACGGTAAAGATCACCGCCTACGACTACAGCATTTATGGCGGGCTCAAGGGCACCGTCGAACACATTAGCCCGGACACCCTAAAGGATGACCAGAAAGCCGCCGCCGGCCGTGCTGATGACACTTATTACCGTGTGCTGATCCTTACCGACAGCAGCAGCCTTGAGGCGGGCGGAAAACCCCTTCCAATCATCCCAGGAATGGTCGCCACGGTTGAAATCCGTACCGGCGAAAAAACCATTCTCGATTACTTGCTCAAGCCCGTGCTCAAGGCCCGGGAAGCTTTCCGGGAGCGCTAA